The DNA window CACCTGGGTGGACATCTATGAACACCCGCAGGAATTGCGGCGGTTGATTGCCCTGCTGGTGGACATGAACCTGACCGCTATAGAGATGTACGCGGCGGCCGGTGCGGACGGCTTTATCATCACCGACGACTGGGGCTTGCAGAACCGGTTGATGATCTCACCGCCCAAATGGCGCGAGATCTGGAAACCAGCCTACCGGCGCATTTTTCAAGCCTGCCGCAAAGCCGGCCTGTTGACCTTTATGCACAGCTGCGGCTACATCGTCGATATCCTCGACGATTTGATCGAAATCGGCCTCACCGTCATCCACATGGACCAGCAGGAGAATATGGGGCTGGAGCTTTTGGGCAGCCGATTCGGCGGCAGGATCACCTTCTTCTCACCCGTGGATATTCAGGCCACCATGGCCAAAGGCAGCCTGGAGGAAATTCGCAACTACTGCCATTCCATGATCAAGCATCTGAGCCGTCCCGGCGGCGGCTTTATCCCTCGCTGGTATTCGGATCCACAGGGCGCAGGCCATCGCATGAATGCCGTGCAGGCCATGTGCGAAGAATTTCTATCCCTCAACCGGAAGAGATAATAAATTTTCACCTTTTTTTCTTGATATTTTAAATATAACTTCTATATTGATTTAAGCAATACTATAGGCCAATTTTATCAGCTGGCTCTAGCGGTCTTTTACAGCCCCGGTTCTCCATTTTTCATTGAACAGCCAATTTCGTACTGATATGGATGACGCTCAAGTCTATACCGTTGTCGTTCGGATAAGCTGTGACACTCTCTGCTTTGCACTCTTTCAACCAGGTAATAGAAACGATAAATCGAATTCTGTAACTCTGCGCCGCCACTCAACGCAGGGCGAGTGAATCTATGGTAAGGAGTAAAGTGCATGAAAGCACGTTACGCCGTGATAGGGCTCCTGTTCTATGCCACAGCGGCATCAGCCGGCATTACCGGAAAGATCCGTGGCACTGTCAAGGACGCCAGGAGCGGGGAACAATTGCCCGGAGTAAATGTTGTGATCACACACATCTGGCAGGAGGATCGCGCTTCAACTGTGCGAAGCGAGTTCGGTGCGGCCACTTCGATCAGCGGCGAGTACATCATCCTCAATGTACCCCCAGGCGTCTATTCACTCACCGCATCGATGATCGGCTACACGCCCTCTACTCAGCAACGGGTTAAGGTGAACGTGGACCGTACCACCACGGTCAATTTTGATCTGACCCAGACGGTCCTGGAAGGCGGAGAAGTGGTAGTGATCGCGACCAAAGACCTCCTGCAATTGGACGTGGCGGCCACAGAGAATTATGTTTCCGCAGAGCAGTACCAGAACACACCCTTTGCCAACCGGGTGGAGGACATCCTCAGCCTACAGTCAGGAGTCAGCGGCAATATCATCGAAGGGGAGATTCAGATTCGCGCCGGCGAAACGCGGGAGGTTGGATTTCTTCTGGACGGCATGAGTATGACCGACCGCAAATTCAACCGCCCGGTCATTGCCGTGCAGCCCGGCACTGTGCAGGAGATCAAGATCATGCGCAACGGATTCAACGCCGAGTATGGCCAATCCCGCTCCGGCATGATCAACGTGGTTTCGAAAAATCCATCGGACCAGACCCATTTTTCCGTCGATTATCAATTTGATCCTGCCAACCGCCCGCACTCGGGCCGCAGCGTCTATGACACCAATTACCGCTGGGAGTGGCGCCTGCTCGCCGGCCCGATGGCCTATGAAGGTGGAGAGATTACGCTGGCCGAGGGACGAGAGGGCATTAAAAAAACCTGGATCGGATGGAACAAATTTTCAGAGAATCTGCTCAAAGACAAAGATCCGAATAATGATCTGACCGCCGACGAGGCCTTTGAATTATGGAAGTGGCTTCACCGGCCCATCGAATACGGCAATCGCAACGGCCATAATGTGGACGCTACGCTGAGCAGCCGCGTGCCGGTGCTCCCCTGGCGCGCCAACTTTATGCTTGGCGGCAAATACGAATATCATCCCTTCTCCTATCCCCAATCACGGACCCATTACGATGAACGGCTGGGGTCGCTCAAAATCGTCAATGAGCTCGGCAGCAACATGAAATTGACCCTGAACAGCATCTACAGTGAAGTGCGCTCTGTGACCCAGGGCAACTCCACCAGCAGCTGGAGCGAAGAAGACCGCTTGTCGTACAGTGGAGGCGGTTATGAGACCTATTATCCATTCTATAAACCGACCATCGATCGTTACACCACCCTGGCCGGCGCCAAGTTGACCCACGCTCTGAGCTCTAAAATGTATTATGAGGTGAACCTAAGCCACTTTTATGTCAAATGGCACATGGGCCGCGGTGATTCGGCCAAGGCCTCTGACGGCCGCATCTTTCACGGCCGGCTCTATTACGACCCGCAATCGGGCTGGATTCCCAAGGACAAGGGCGTTGTGGACATCGCCTCGGGCTATCGTCTGTATGGCGGCGGATACACTTGGGATGATTCCTACAACCGCCGCACGTCATTGAACGGAGCGATGACCTATCAATTTCATCCAGCCCATGAATTAAAAACCGGTTTTGAGTTCAACTATGACATTCTGCGCGAAAATCGCGTGCATTGGCACAACGAGGATGCCACCCAAGAGTTCCTCCGCCGCTTCAAAGCCAAGCCCTATGAGATGGGGCTCTATGCTCAGGACAAGATCGAATTCCAGGGCATGGTCGCCAACATCGGCCTCCGCTTCGACTATTTCAACACCAACACGGACGTCGCCGATATCCACCAGGCGCTCACTTATAAAACCAACCGGGACATTTGGGAGGCCTTCACCAACGGCGTCTATCCCACCACCCGGGCCAAACCAAAGTATTATTTCAGCCCGCGCATCGGCATCTCCCATCCCCTGTCGGTGCGCAGCAAGATCTATTTCAACTTTGGCCACTTTGTGCAGACGCCTCCGACCATGGGGCTGTTCCGCACCGAGGTGGACGGCGCCATGCCGCGTATGCAATGGATCAGCGACTCGAATCTGCCGCTGGAAAAAACCATCGCCTATGAGCTTGGCTACGACATGGGCATCAGCGATTTCTTTCAACTGCATGTCGGCGCTTTTTACAAAGACTATTTCGACGTTGCCAGCGGCATGGTCTACGCCCATTCGGACCAAAGTCTGGTGATCGAATGGCCTGCGCACAACAACTATGCAGAGATCCGCGGAGTGGAGATTGAACTGCGCAAGACCGCCGGTCGTTTCATCACCGGCTGGTTGAACTACAATTACATCAAAAAGAGCGAGGCCAACCTGGAGATCCCCAACCTGAGCCAAATCCCCATCGTCACCGACGATCCTATGATCGGCCGCAACGGCGTGCT is part of the bacterium genome and encodes:
- a CDS encoding TonB-dependent receptor codes for the protein MKARYAVIGLLFYATAASAGITGKIRGTVKDARSGEQLPGVNVVITHIWQEDRASTVRSEFGAATSISGEYIILNVPPGVYSLTASMIGYTPSTQQRVKVNVDRTTTVNFDLTQTVLEGGEVVVIATKDLLQLDVAATENYVSAEQYQNTPFANRVEDILSLQSGVSGNIIEGEIQIRAGETREVGFLLDGMSMTDRKFNRPVIAVQPGTVQEIKIMRNGFNAEYGQSRSGMINVVSKNPSDQTHFSVDYQFDPANRPHSGRSVYDTNYRWEWRLLAGPMAYEGGEITLAEGREGIKKTWIGWNKFSENLLKDKDPNNDLTADEAFELWKWLHRPIEYGNRNGHNVDATLSSRVPVLPWRANFMLGGKYEYHPFSYPQSRTHYDERLGSLKIVNELGSNMKLTLNSIYSEVRSVTQGNSTSSWSEEDRLSYSGGGYETYYPFYKPTIDRYTTLAGAKLTHALSSKMYYEVNLSHFYVKWHMGRGDSAKASDGRIFHGRLYYDPQSGWIPKDKGVVDIASGYRLYGGGYTWDDSYNRRTSLNGAMTYQFHPAHELKTGFEFNYDILRENRVHWHNEDATQEFLRRFKAKPYEMGLYAQDKIEFQGMVANIGLRFDYFNTNTDVADIHQALTYKTNRDIWEAFTNGVYPTTRAKPKYYFSPRIGISHPLSVRSKIYFNFGHFVQTPPTMGLFRTEVDGAMPRMQWISDSNLPLEKTIAYELGYDMGISDFFQLHVGAFYKDYFDVASGMVYAHSDQSLVIEWPAHNNYAEIRGVEIELRKTAGRFITGWLNYNYIKKSEANLEIPNLSQIPIVTDDPMIGRNGVLWGVPRSNIINIQPNARGVITLSTPRDWGPRLGGYPVLQNINLSFQVYYQSGARLQHPRSSFRDLHPDLYFHELDRYWANLRLSRMFTPGRMSLETYMDISNILHTKFRNPPGGTAGEDYYDDLFASNRINEVGTDKVSDPMILRTESDNVYWATLKEVVFGIRIHL